One Sphaerisporangium krabiense DNA segment encodes these proteins:
- a CDS encoding TIGR03620 family F420-dependent LLM class oxidoreductase produces the protein MRETSTTPRTDPAALKERLGRVGVWLARPCFDSAATSRAAAVTIEELGYRALWFGELLGGKEALVNASILLSATDDLMVATGIANIWARDATAVAAGANALAEAWEGRFVLGLGVSHAPLVRPRGHAYGRPVATMRAYLDAMDQAPYRAPLPEPPARVLAALRTRMLRLAAERAQGAHTYFVTPEHTMRAREILGPDPLLAPEQAFVLETGPDRARAAARAYMSFYLELPNYLNSLRELGWSDADFEGGGSDALVDAIVPWGDPDTVAERVRAHHEAGADHVCVQPLADTTDACVEQLRRLAPAVLG, from the coding sequence ATGCGGGAGACGAGCACCACGCCGCGGACGGACCCCGCGGCGCTGAAGGAGCGCCTGGGCCGCGTGGGGGTGTGGCTCGCCCGGCCGTGCTTCGACTCCGCGGCCACGAGCCGGGCCGCGGCGGTCACGATCGAGGAGCTCGGATACCGGGCCCTGTGGTTCGGCGAGCTGCTGGGCGGCAAGGAGGCGCTGGTCAACGCGTCGATCCTGCTGTCGGCGACCGACGACCTCATGGTCGCCACGGGCATCGCCAACATCTGGGCGCGGGACGCGACCGCCGTGGCGGCGGGGGCGAACGCGCTCGCCGAGGCGTGGGAGGGACGCTTCGTGCTCGGCCTCGGCGTGAGCCACGCCCCGCTGGTGCGTCCCCGGGGGCACGCGTACGGCAGGCCGGTCGCGACCATGCGGGCCTACCTGGACGCCATGGACCAGGCCCCCTACCGGGCCCCGCTGCCCGAACCGCCCGCCCGGGTGCTCGCGGCCCTGCGGACCAGGATGCTGCGCCTGGCGGCCGAGCGCGCCCAGGGCGCGCACACCTACTTCGTCACCCCGGAGCACACCATGCGGGCGCGGGAGATCCTCGGCCCGGACCCGCTGCTGGCCCCCGAGCAGGCGTTCGTCCTGGAGACCGGCCCCGACCGGGCCCGCGCCGCCGCGCGCGCGTACATGTCCTTCTACCTGGAGCTGCCGAACTACCTCAACAGCCTGCGCGAGCTCGGCTGGTCGGACGCCGACTTCGAGGGCGGCGGCAGCGACGCGCTGGTGGACGCGATCGTGCCGTGGGGTGATCCGGACACCGTGGCCGAACGGGTGCGCGCCCACCACGAGGCAGGAGCCGACCACGTCTGCGTCCAGCCGCTGGCGGACACGACGGACGCCTGCGTCGAGCAGCTCCGGCGGCTCGCCCCCGCCGTCCTCGGCTGA
- a CDS encoding DUF1931 family protein — protein MVLTAVPRFERFFRAAAGLDVDKADLRRYTDFVNGKLYDLLVIAEAHAKANGRDVVEPWDLPVTKGLQESIHRFRELDHDIALTPVLERLAAFPPLDGSLGTELVERLPEVVGGLSLALARTFKILDPGRKNPTTEEWDRVISVFELLL, from the coding sequence ATGGTACTCACAGCGGTGCCGCGATTCGAGCGGTTCTTTCGCGCGGCGGCGGGTCTGGACGTGGACAAGGCGGACCTGCGACGCTACACCGACTTCGTCAACGGCAAGCTCTACGACCTGCTGGTGATCGCGGAGGCCCACGCCAAGGCCAACGGCCGCGACGTCGTGGAGCCGTGGGACCTGCCCGTCACCAAGGGCCTCCAGGAGAGCATCCACCGGTTCAGGGAACTGGACCACGACATCGCGCTGACGCCCGTCCTGGAGCGGCTCGCCGCGTTCCCGCCGCTGGACGGCAGCCTCGGCACGGAGCTGGTGGAGCGGCTGCCGGAGGTGGTCGGCGGGCTCTCGCTCGCCCTGGCCCGCACCTTCAAGATCCTCGACCCCGGCCGGAAGAACCCCACCACCGAGGAATGGGACCGCGTCATCTCCGTCTTCGAGCTCCTGCTCTAG
- the nhaA gene encoding Na+/H+ antiporter NhaA, whose amino-acid sequence MGTSQTKAYRLLSRGSKGEAGRIAAVLREETVGGALLLVAAVAGLVWANSPWSDAYHAVRAFEFGPATLHLRLNTAAWAADGLLAIFFFVAGLELKREFIAGDLRRPRQAAVPVAAALGGVIVPAVIYLSLTMGTSTAKGWAIPTATDIAFALAVLAVAGRHLPSALRAFLLALAVVDDLVAIVIIAVFYTTHLTAPALLAALLPLAAFAVLVRRGVRAWWLLIPLAVATWALVHASGVHATVAGVLLAFAVPVRRAGAPASGSPTGGVTDLAGHFEHRFRPVSASVAVPVFAFLSAGVTLGGLDGVATALGDPVAIGVAAGLVIGKPVGVMAATWLVARFTRAELDAGLAWIDVLGLSVLAGMGFTVSLLIGELAFGAGTAAGRHVTIAVLAGSLTAAVLASVILRLRGRAYRRVRQAEEAEEAEEAEPGPAG is encoded by the coding sequence GTGGGCACCTCACAGACGAAGGCGTACCGCCTGCTGAGCCGAGGCTCGAAAGGCGAGGCCGGCCGTATCGCCGCCGTCCTGCGCGAGGAGACCGTCGGGGGCGCCCTGCTGCTGGTCGCCGCGGTGGCGGGGCTGGTCTGGGCCAACAGCCCCTGGTCCGACGCCTACCACGCCGTGCGCGCCTTCGAGTTCGGGCCCGCCACCCTGCACCTGCGCCTGAACACGGCGGCCTGGGCGGCGGACGGCCTGCTGGCGATCTTCTTCTTCGTCGCCGGGCTGGAGCTCAAGCGGGAGTTCATCGCCGGCGACCTGCGCCGGCCGCGCCAGGCGGCGGTGCCGGTCGCGGCCGCCCTCGGCGGTGTGATCGTTCCGGCCGTGATCTACCTGTCCCTCACCATGGGCACGTCGACGGCCAAGGGGTGGGCCATCCCCACGGCCACCGACATCGCCTTCGCCCTGGCCGTGCTGGCGGTCGCGGGACGGCACCTGCCCTCGGCGCTGCGGGCCTTCCTGCTCGCGCTCGCCGTCGTGGACGACCTGGTCGCCATCGTGATCATCGCCGTCTTCTACACCACCCACCTGACGGCGCCGGCGCTGCTCGCCGCGCTGCTCCCCCTGGCGGCGTTCGCCGTGCTGGTACGGCGCGGGGTGCGCGCGTGGTGGCTGCTGATCCCGCTCGCGGTGGCCACCTGGGCGCTGGTCCACGCCTCGGGCGTGCACGCCACCGTCGCCGGGGTGCTGCTGGCCTTCGCGGTGCCCGTCCGGCGCGCCGGCGCGCCCGCCTCCGGCTCCCCGACCGGCGGCGTGACCGACCTCGCCGGCCACTTCGAGCACCGTTTCCGGCCCGTCTCCGCCTCCGTGGCCGTCCCGGTGTTCGCGTTCCTGTCCGCCGGGGTGACGCTCGGCGGCCTGGACGGCGTCGCCACCGCGCTCGGCGACCCCGTGGCGATCGGCGTGGCCGCCGGGCTGGTGATCGGCAAGCCCGTGGGGGTCATGGCGGCCACCTGGCTGGTGGCCCGCTTCACCCGGGCAGAGCTCGACGCGGGACTGGCCTGGATCGACGTGCTCGGCCTGTCCGTCCTGGCCGGGATGGGCTTCACCGTGTCGCTGCTCATCGGCGAGCTGGCGTTCGGGGCCGGCACCGCGGCGGGCCGGCACGTCACGATCGCGGTGCTCGCCGGTTCGCTCACCGCGGCCGTGCTCGCCTCCGTGATCCTGCGCCTGCGCGGCCGGGCCTACCGCCGCGTCCGGCAGGCCGAGGAGGCCGAGGAGGCGGAGGAGGCGGAACCCGGCCCGGCCGGATGA
- a CDS encoding glycosyltransferase family 2 protein: MGPISGATARGAERTTKGPRASRERRVGVVVITWNRRREALATLARLRALPERPQVVLVDNGSRDGTAPAVAAAYPEVELVALGENLGAVGRNVGVRRLATPYVAFCDDDTWWDPGCLSRAADVLDRFPALAVLTARILVEPGGREDPIVAELRGSPVAGPAWLPGPALGSFLAGASVLRRDAFLGCGGFDARLWLGGEEELLAADLATAGWELCYLEDLTVHHQAAVRDGHARRRVGLRNTLWFTWLRRPLRPALRRTSHLMRTVPRDRVSALAFWDALRGLPWVLAERRSLPPHVELRFSALEGPQSRSAARRYVS, translated from the coding sequence ATGGGGCCGATCTCAGGCGCCACCGCCCGGGGCGCCGAGCGGACGACCAAGGGGCCGCGCGCGTCCCGCGAGCGGCGCGTCGGCGTCGTCGTCATCACGTGGAACCGCAGGCGGGAGGCCCTCGCCACGCTGGCGAGGCTGCGCGCCCTGCCCGAGCGCCCGCAGGTCGTCCTGGTCGACAACGGCTCGCGCGACGGCACGGCCCCCGCGGTCGCGGCGGCGTACCCGGAGGTCGAACTGGTCGCGCTCGGCGAGAACCTGGGCGCGGTCGGGCGTAACGTCGGCGTCCGCAGGCTCGCCACCCCCTACGTCGCCTTCTGCGACGACGACACCTGGTGGGACCCCGGCTGTCTGAGCCGGGCCGCCGACGTGCTCGACCGCTTCCCGGCCCTGGCCGTCCTCACCGCGCGGATCCTCGTGGAGCCGGGCGGCCGCGAGGACCCGATCGTGGCCGAGCTGCGCGGCTCGCCCGTGGCCGGGCCCGCCTGGCTGCCGGGACCCGCGCTCGGCAGCTTCCTGGCCGGGGCGTCCGTGCTGCGCCGCGACGCGTTCCTCGGGTGCGGCGGCTTCGACGCGCGGCTGTGGCTCGGCGGAGAAGAGGAACTGCTGGCCGCCGACCTCGCCACGGCGGGCTGGGAGCTGTGCTACCTGGAGGATCTCACCGTCCACCACCAGGCCGCGGTCCGGGACGGGCACGCCCGCCGGCGGGTGGGGCTGCGCAACACGCTGTGGTTCACCTGGCTGCGCAGGCCCCTGCGTCCCGCGCTGCGGCGGACCTCGCACCTGATGCGCACGGTGCCGCGCGACCGCGTGTCGGCGCTGGCGTTCTGGGACGCGCTGCGGGGGCTTCCGTGGGTGCTGGCGGAACGGCGCTCGCTGCCGCCGCACGTCGAGCTGCGTTTCTCCGCCCTGGAGGGACCGCAGTCCCGTTCGGCCGCCCGCCGCTACGTGAGCTGA
- a CDS encoding DUF2267 domain-containing protein, translating to MADTGYSSFNTTVDKTNHLLKQIEQAYGWPKERRNQSYAAARAVLHTLRDRLTVEEAAQLGAQLPMLVRGLYYEGWDPSAVPAKMDREKFLARVRKEFPYEVKGGTERLVATVLTALRAYVADGEWQDVKAGMPRDLADVLP from the coding sequence ATGGCGGACACGGGATACTCATCGTTCAACACCACCGTCGACAAGACCAACCACCTGCTCAAGCAGATCGAGCAGGCCTACGGCTGGCCCAAGGAGCGGCGCAACCAGTCCTACGCCGCCGCCCGGGCCGTCCTGCACACGTTGCGCGACCGGCTGACCGTCGAGGAGGCGGCGCAGCTCGGCGCCCAGCTCCCGATGCTGGTCCGCGGCCTCTACTACGAGGGCTGGGACCCGAGCGCGGTCCCCGCCAAGATGGACAGGGAGAAGTTCCTGGCCCGCGTGCGCAAGGAGTTCCCGTACGAGGTCAAGGGCGGCACCGAGCGGCTCGTCGCGACGGTCCTGACCGCCCTGCGCGCCTACGTCGCCGACGGCGAGTGGCAGGACGTCAAGGCCGGCATGCCGAGGGACCTGGCCGACGTGCTCCCCTAG
- a CDS encoding erythromycin esterase family protein — protein MSNRLFQNRRDAGRVLAGLLDGYRDHPGVVVLGLPRGGVPVAYEIAMSLDAPLDVFLVRKLGVPGREELAMGAIAGGGAVVVNEDVAGALDIPAETMRAAARREARELLRRERAYREGRQPPELTGKTIVLVDDGLATGASMRAAIHALRGFEPAAIVVAVPAAPESTCEDLEYLVDEVVCATTPSPFLSVGRSFWDFTQTTGEEVRDLLRAASRTRTGPYGPPAMSDVAAVRAEALTAEDGVPADDALFTLVGDARVVLIGEASHGTHEFYAARARMTRRLIEERGFRAVAAEADWPDAYRVNRYVQGRGEDADAEEALRGFERFPAWMWRNAVMLDFVGWLRGHNDGLPEEERAGFYGLDLYSLRRSMHEVVAYLERVDPAAAARARERYGCFDHQDGDEGRAYGFAAGFGAGDGCEREVVEQLVDLRRHALEYARRDGPPAEDELFYTQRNARVVAAAEEYYRTMVRGSVSSWNLRDRHMAETLEALAGHLGRRGGPAKIVVWAHNSHVGDARVTEAGTRGEFTLGQLARERFAGECRLIGFTTYTGTVTAADDWGGPAERKRVRPGLPESIEELHHEVGGKEFLVSFAVAPEAARALRKARLERAIGVIYRPRTERQSHYFRCRVSEQFDAVIHIDETRAVEPLERTARWEEGEVPETYPFTV, from the coding sequence ATGTCGAACCGTCTGTTCCAGAACCGGCGCGACGCGGGGCGGGTTCTCGCGGGTCTCCTGGACGGGTATCGGGACCACCCCGGCGTCGTCGTCCTGGGGCTCCCGCGCGGCGGGGTGCCGGTGGCGTACGAGATCGCCATGTCCCTGGACGCCCCGCTCGACGTCTTCCTCGTGCGCAAGCTCGGCGTGCCCGGCCGTGAGGAGCTGGCGATGGGCGCGATCGCCGGTGGCGGGGCCGTCGTCGTGAACGAGGACGTCGCCGGCGCGCTCGACATCCCGGCGGAGACGATGCGCGCGGCGGCCCGGCGCGAGGCGCGTGAACTGCTCAGGCGCGAGCGCGCCTACCGCGAGGGACGGCAGCCGCCCGAGCTCACCGGCAAGACGATCGTGCTGGTGGACGACGGGCTCGCCACCGGCGCGAGCATGCGGGCGGCGATCCACGCCCTGCGCGGGTTCGAGCCCGCCGCCATCGTCGTCGCCGTGCCCGCCGCGCCCGAGTCCACGTGCGAGGACCTGGAGTACCTCGTCGACGAGGTGGTCTGCGCCACCACGCCGTCGCCGTTCCTCTCCGTCGGCCGGTCCTTCTGGGACTTCACCCAGACGACCGGCGAGGAGGTCCGCGACCTGCTGCGCGCGGCGTCCAGAACCCGCACCGGGCCGTACGGCCCGCCGGCCATGAGCGACGTCGCCGCCGTCCGCGCCGAGGCGCTGACCGCCGAGGACGGCGTCCCGGCCGACGACGCCCTGTTCACGCTCGTGGGGGACGCGCGCGTCGTGCTCATCGGCGAGGCCTCCCACGGCACCCACGAGTTCTACGCGGCGCGCGCCCGGATGACCCGCCGCCTCATCGAGGAGAGGGGGTTTCGCGCCGTGGCCGCCGAGGCCGACTGGCCCGACGCCTACCGGGTGAACCGGTACGTCCAGGGACGGGGCGAGGACGCCGACGCCGAGGAGGCGCTGCGCGGCTTCGAACGCTTCCCCGCGTGGATGTGGCGCAACGCGGTCATGCTCGACTTCGTCGGATGGCTGCGCGGGCACAACGACGGCCTCCCCGAGGAGGAGCGCGCCGGCTTCTACGGGCTCGACCTCTACAGCCTCCGCCGGTCCATGCACGAGGTCGTCGCCTACCTGGAGCGGGTGGACCCGGCCGCCGCGGCGCGGGCCCGCGAGCGCTACGGCTGCTTCGACCACCAGGACGGCGACGAGGGCCGGGCCTACGGCTTCGCGGCCGGGTTCGGAGCCGGGGACGGCTGCGAGCGCGAGGTGGTCGAGCAGCTCGTCGACCTGCGGCGCCACGCCCTGGAGTACGCGCGGCGCGACGGCCCGCCGGCCGAGGACGAGCTGTTCTACACCCAGCGCAACGCGCGGGTGGTCGCGGCGGCAGAGGAGTACTACCGCACCATGGTCCGGGGCTCGGTGTCGTCGTGGAATCTGCGCGACCGGCACATGGCCGAGACGCTGGAGGCGCTGGCCGGCCACCTGGGCCGCAGGGGCGGCCCCGCGAAGATCGTGGTGTGGGCGCACAACTCGCACGTGGGAGACGCGCGGGTCACCGAGGCGGGCACGCGCGGCGAGTTCACCCTCGGGCAGCTCGCGCGCGAGCGGTTCGCCGGGGAGTGCCGTCTGATCGGCTTCACCACCTACACGGGCACGGTGACGGCGGCCGACGACTGGGGCGGGCCCGCCGAGCGCAAGCGGGTGCGCCCGGGGCTCCCCGAGTCGATCGAGGAACTGCACCACGAGGTCGGGGGCAAGGAGTTCCTGGTCTCGTTCGCCGTCGCGCCGGAGGCCGCGCGGGCGCTGCGCAAGGCCCGCCTGGAACGGGCGATCGGCGTGATCTACCGGCCGCGCACCGAGCGGCAGAGCCACTACTTCCGCTGCCGGGTGTCCGAGCAGTTCGACGCCGTGATCCACATCGACGAGACGCGGGCCGTCGAACCCCTCGAGCGCACGGCCCGGTGGGAAGAGGGCGAGGTTCCGGAGACCTATCCGTTCACCGTCTGA